One window of Quercus robur chromosome 5, dhQueRobu3.1, whole genome shotgun sequence genomic DNA carries:
- the LOC126728324 gene encoding uncharacterized protein LOC126728324: MMILIIVDFNLHGLFHIRIGWNTHLQWMRYIVYLATFLVRKPIGRLGSDAFISTGFNNWKKVKDEMNCPLFRHEGKEPNSPHKIAVKCCEDLKNYSRHIGKLIEKQTSKELENNRLRLKTSIECARWLAFQACAFRGHDESLDSKNRGNFIELIKFTSTFNDKVASVILENAPGNAKYTSPTIQKEILHILASNVRNAIREEIGDAKFCILVDEARDESKREQMAIILRFVDKEGFIKERFFHVVHVRDTTALTLKNEICAVLSRYNLYIKNIRGQGYDGASNMRGEWNGLQALFLKDCPYAYYVHYMAHKLQLALVTSSREVKDVHQFFDHLVNIINIVVGSSKHNNELQHAQAEQVENMIASNEIEIGRGANQIGTLQRAGDTRWGSHFQSICNLIKMFDATCKVINTISEEGANYKQCGDAKGAYQLRDDGWEPLLASVISFCEQHEIDIPDMNARYIKGRGRYCRQDDDLTMEHHFRIGIFTVAIDFQLQELKSRFCELTTELVILSSPLNPKDAFRLFKIVDICNLVKKYYPQDFTEHEQELLESQLQHYELDVIKHPDFQNMSTISELCRGLKISGKSKIYFLIDRLIRLVLTLPVSTATTERAFSAMKLLKTKTS, from the exons ATGATGATACTCATCATCGTCGATTTTAACCTTCATGGTTTGTTTCACATAAGGATTGGTTGGAATACTCACCTTCAATGGATGCGTTATATTGTCTACCTTGCTACCTTTTTAGTAAGAAAACCAATAGGTCGTCTCGGATCAGATGCATTCATTTCAACAGGttttaataattggaaaaaggtGAAAGATGAAATGAATTGTCCTTTATTTCGTCATGAAGGGAAAGAACCAAACTCTCCACATAAAATTGCTGTGAAATGTTGCGAGGATTTAAAGAATTATTCACGACATATTGGCAAGCTAATTGAAAAACAAACGTCAAAAGAATTAGAGAATAATCGGTTGCGGCTCAAAACCTCAATAGAGTGTGCTCGATGGCTAGCATTCCAAGCTTGTGCTTTTAGAGGTCATGATGAAAGCCTTGATTCAAAAAATAGaggtaattttattgaattgataAAATTCACATCAACTTTCAATGACAAAGTAGCCAGTGTTATCTTGGAAAATGCTCCAGGAAATGCCAAATATACATCACCCACAATTCAAAAGGAGATTTTGCATATTCTTGCTAGTAATGTGCGAAATGCTATTCGTGAAGAAATTGGGGatgcaaaattttgcattcttgtTGATGAAGCTCGGGATGAGTCGAAGAGAGAGCAAATGGCCATCATTTTGAGGTTTGTTGATAAAGAAGGTTTCATTAAAGAGCGTTTCTTTCATGTTGTGCATGTTAGAGACACTACTGCATTGACTTTAAAGAATGAGATATGTGCTGTCCTTTCTCGTTACAACCTCTACATTAAAAATATTCGAGGTCAAGGATATGATGGGGCTAGTAACATGCGTGGTGAATGGAATGGATTACAAGctctttttcttaaagattGTCCATATGCTTATTATGTACATTATATGGCTCATAAGTTGCAATTAGCTCTAGTTACATCATCTAGAGAAGTAAAAGATGTTCATCAATTCTTTGATCATTTGGTTAATATTATCAATATTGTTGTTGGTTCTAGTAAGCATAATAATGAATTGCAACATGCTCAAGCAGAACAAGTTGAGAATATGATTGCTTCTAATGAAATTGAGATTGGAAGAGGTGCAAACCAGATTGGTACTTTGCAACGAGCTGGAGATACTAGGTGGGGATCtcattttcaatctatttgtaatttgattaaaatgttTGATGCTACTTGCAAAGTTATCAACACTATCTCTGAGGAAGGGGCTAACTATAAACAATGCGGTGATGCCAAGGGAGCTTATCAG TTGAGAGATGATGGATGGGAGCCTTTACTTGCTAGTGTTATATCATTTTGTGAGCAACATGAAATTGATATTCCTGATATGAATGCTCGTTATATTAAAGGTCGAGGTAGATATTGTCGTCAAGATGACGATTTAACAATGGAACATCATTTTAGAATTGGCATATTTACAGTTGCAATAGACTTTCAATTGCAAGAATTGAAAAGTAGATTTTGTGAGCTAACAACGGAACTTGTTATTCTTAGTTCACCTTTAAATCCCAAGGATGCTTTTAGATTattcaaaattgttgatataTGCAATTTGGTTAAGAAATATTATCCTCAAGATTTCACTGAACATGAACAAGAACTTTTGGAGTCTCAATTGCAACATTATGAGCTTGATGTGATAAAACATCCAGATTTTCAGAATATGAGTACAATTTCCGAGCTATGTAGGGGATTAAAAATTTCAGGAAAgtctaaaatctattttttgattgatagaCTTATTCGTCTTGTGTTGACCCTTCCAGTTTCTACAGCAACTACAGAACGAGCTTTCTCAGCTATGAAGTTGTTAAAAACAAAGACTTCGTAA
- the LOC126728325 gene encoding uncharacterized protein LOC126728325: MPPRNSTPFSLEPKSESLEGVLSAIRSLAEVVEKHVSTSGTVKPKDAEIEGCTIEQFKKLGPPSFLGNLDPTKAKSWIMQIEKFFDVIGCTEVQNVSFASFMLKGEAEHWWRSTKKTLPLEEYEILTWRIFLEAFYENYFLESVQDEKEVEFMELIQGNKTML, translated from the coding sequence ATGCCACCCCGCAATTCTACCCCTTTCAGTCTTGAACCAAAATCTGAGAGCCTTGAGGGTGTTTTAAGTGCTATCAGAAGTCTTGCTGAGGTGGTGGAGAAGCATGTTAGTACTAGTGGAACAGTTAAGCCCAAAGATGCTGAGATTGAAGGATGTACTATTGAGCAATTCAAGAAATTGGGCCCTCCTTCATTTTTGGGTAACCTTGATCCTACAAAAGCAAAATCTTGGATTATGCAAATAGAGAAATTTTTTGATGTGATTGGTTGTACTGAAGTGCAAAATGTCTCTTTTGCTTCCTTTATGTTGAAGGGGGAAGCAGAGCATTGGTGGAGATCCACCAAAAAGACCTTGCCACTTGAGGAATATGAGATATTGACTTGGAGAATTTTCCTTGAGGCCTTTTacgaaaattattttctagaaaGTGTACAGGATGAGAAAGAAGTGGAGTTTATGGAGCTCATTCAAGGGAATAAAACGATGTTATAG